Proteins from a genomic interval of Lolium perenne isolate Kyuss_39 chromosome 1, Kyuss_2.0, whole genome shotgun sequence:
- the LOC127294841 gene encoding uncharacterized protein has product MLGGIAFVLGSGYLWNQLTPDAAKNVPIIGDVLSTAANFAKVVGKDGKDTPSSSSSTGDQLMSQVSSLREEIRRALREREDVTVIDNTSGSGAYTITAVVVAGLVGYAYIRWKGWKISDFMWVTKRGLNDACNVVGNQLNEVTETVHVTKKHLAERIDRVDATLDETQQIIEGTRDEVAVIHVNLSSFQKELQQVNRTVEIWGSRLCCIEDTQDRTVRATEALVGFSQQMEHGQSNNFRQISSFPAPDKIFRRLPPPPLALETSSSEAESVSTLDDTLENRKALPPSEGSTRWKLPGLGFLRTASNV; this is encoded by the exons ATGCTCGGCGGGATCGCCTTCGTCCTCGGCTCCG GGTATCTGTGGAATCAGCTTACGCCCGACGCCGCCAAGAATGTCCCCATTATCGGGGATGTACTCTCCACCGCCGCCAAC TTTGCCAAGGTCGTTGGGAAGGATGGCAAGGACACGCCATCATCTTCAAGCAGCACCGGCGACCAGCTCATGTCGCAG GTCAGTAGCCTCAGGGAGGAGATACGGCGAGCTCTACGCGAGAGGGAAGATGTCACGGTCATCGATAATACTTCAG GCTCGGGTGCATATACAATAACAGCTGTTGTTGTTGCGGGGCTTGTCGGATATGCGTATATTAGGTGGAAG GGATGGAAGATTAGCGATTTCATGTGGGTCACAAAGCGCGGTCTGAATGATGCCTGCAACGTGGTCGGAAACCAACTGAACGAAGTTACCGAAACAGTCCAT GTTACAAAGAAACATCTAGCAGAAAGGATTGACCGGGTAGATGCTACTCTAGATGAAACACAACAAATAATCGAAGGGACAAGGGATGAG GTGGCAGTCATCCATGTAAATCTTAGCAGTTTCCAAAAGGAGCTGCAACAAGTTAACCGTACAGTTGAGATATGG GGTTCACGGCTTTGCTGTATCGAAGACACCCAGGATCGTACTGTGCGTGCAACTGAAGCCTTGGTTGGTTTCAGCCAACAAATGGAACATGGCCAGAGTAATAATTTTCGTCAG atctcatcatttccagctccagATAAAATCTTTAGAAGG CTACCGCCTCCTCCGTTAGCTTTGGAAACCTCCTCATCAGAAGCTGAATCAGTCTCTACATTAGATGACACCCTG GAAAACCGCAAGGCACTTCCACCAAGTGAAGGAAGCACAAGGTGGAAACTACCTGGGCTTGGCTTTCTGAGGACAGCATCCAACGTATGA
- the LOC127295596 gene encoding B3 domain-containing protein Os03g0212300-like, protein MAGPGGRGRGRRGPGRPPGRGRGRRGGAARAPRSPSPASSSSSHEERCFEFLLRIDNDPLGIKRLPDKFAEFVDGHEPAHLQLREASCNFCRWSVEVLFDGQGKMYLHTGWDKFARDLHLEPGCQLTFLYEGDGEMIVKVFDDTACRVHYPHTGESGSDTDS, encoded by the coding sequence atggccggtcccggtggacggggaaggggccgccgcggtcctgggcgccccccgggccggggaaggggccgccgcggtggagcagcaagggccccacggtcaccgtcacctgcatcctcctcgtcttcgcatgaggaacgctgcttcgagttcctcctccgcatcgacaacgacccactcggcatcaagcggctaccggacaagttcgccgagttcgtcgacggccacgagccggcgcacttgcagctacgggaggctagctgcaacttctgccgctggtccgtggaggtcctgttcgacgggcagggcaagatgtacctgcacacggggtgggacaagttcgcccgtgacctccacctcgagcccggctgccagctcaccttcctgtacgagggggacggcgagatgatcgtcaaggtgttcgacgacacggcctgccgtgtgcactacccccacaccggcgaatccggctccgacaccgatagttag